Proteins from a genomic interval of Thunnus thynnus chromosome 5, fThuThy2.1, whole genome shotgun sequence:
- the osbpl5 gene encoding oxysterol-binding protein-related protein 5 isoform X1 has translation MKEESLFQRRFSLCPNATSPPKIDPRSLTRNLSYGGENDLYSLSPGSETDRNGLSMLSNELSPAQSPGSKSESRMFNGLEKDCPSPTEKLARKESLKVQKQNYRQEKKRAAKELSSALKDPSVVIMSNWLKIRGSLKSWTKLWCALKPGVLLIYKTPKADHWVGTILLSACKLIERPSKKDGFCFKLYHPLDKSIWAVKGPKGENVGSITQPLPSNYLIFRATSESDGRCWMDALELALSCSSLYKLTAKGGREGDISTSSESSHILHLLQSTALTDTELLQLNDTVLLGNHHMDHDGFSDKSEREAHDDWDTTANENGGRLTEESDMDQSDELSPGSQATAYTEQSTEEMAEAGESSQVETVSEENKGLIWGLLKQLRPGMDLSKVVLPTFILEPRSFLDKLSDYYYHADLLSQAALEESAYSRIKQVLRWYLSGFYKKPKGLKKPYNPILGETFRCCWLHPQRDSCTFYIAEQVSHHPPISAFYVCNRKDGFSISGSILAKSKFYGNSLSAILDGKARLLFLSREEEYVITMPYAHCKGILYGTMTLELGGKVTIECEKTKCLTELEFKLKPFLGGACSVNQISGKIFVGEELVATVDGHWDGEVFIHEKRSGLQETLWNPSPDIRSSRLKRQVVQLDQQGEFESERLWQHVTSAIMDRDQLRATQEKFVLEEAQRKEAKERGDKLWNPRLFHQDPVTSEWTYKHMDMRPWDPERCLVQFEKDGVIQTHEKTQRRHNGLSYSHSWTSQQKAEVNGKHRKTSSQPSSCSQNTESSSTTPEPTHESSDNEGFSSQCARCAKEVKDIAQIEASITSIQKTQQDIQRNLVALSRQLTHQRAADDSVSLTGRHCLILCVLLLSQFLLNYVFT, from the exons ATGAAGGAGGAGAGTTTGTTCCAGCGGAGGTTTTCTCTGTGCCCCAACGCCACCTCCCCACCCAAAATTGACCCCCGCTCCCTCACTAGGAACTTGTCTTATGGAGGAGAAAACGACCTCTACAGCCTCAGCCCAG gcagtgagacagacaggaacggTCTCTCCATGCTGAGTAATGAACTTAGTCCTGCCCAATCACCAGGCAGCAAG tCTGAGTCCAGGATGTTTAATGGTCTTGAGAAGGACTGCCCCTCCCCGACAGAGAAGCTGGCCCGGAAGGAGTCACTAAAG GTCCAAAAGCAGAATTACAGGCAAGAGAAGAAACGGGCAGCTAAAGAGCTTTCTAGCGCACTAAAGGACCCCAGTGTTGTCATCATGTCCAACTGGCTAAAG ATCCGAGGCTCTTTAAAGAGTTGGACCAAGCTGTGGTGTGCCCTGAAGCCTGGAGTCCTTTTGATCTACAAGACCCCCAAAGCAGACCACTGGGTGGGCACCATCCTGCTCAGCGCGTGCAAGCTGATCGAGAGACCCTCCAAGAAGGATGGCTTCTGCTTCAAACTGTACCACCCACTGGACAAATCCATCTGGGCTGTCAAG GGTCCCAAAGGAGAGAATGTTGGCTCGATCACGCAGCCTCTACCCAGCAACTACCTAATCTTCAGAGCAACCTCTGAGTCTGACG GCCGGTGCTGGATGGATGCCCTGGAGCTGGCTCTTAGCTGTTCCAGCCTCTACAAGCTGACAGccaaaggagggagagaaggagataTCAGCACATCATCAGAGTCTTCCCATATACTCCACCTACTGCAGTCTACCGCActcacagacacagagctgctACA GTTGAATGACACCGTGCTGCTGGGCAATCACCACATGGACCATGATGGCTTTTCAGACAAATCGGAGCGCGAGGCTCATGATGACTGGGACACCACAGCAAATGAGAATGGTGGAAGGCTGACAGAGGAGAGCGACATGGACCAATCAGACGAGCTGTCCCCCGGGTCACAGGCCACAGCctacacagagcagagcacagAAGAGATGGCTGAG GCTGGGGAGTCATCCCAGGTGGAGACTGTATCAGAGGAGAACAAGGGTCTGATCTGGGGCCTGCTGAAGCAGCTGCGGCCGGGCATGGACCTGTCCAAGGTGGTGCTGCCCACCTTCATCCTGGAACCACGCTCCTTCCTGGACAAACTGTCTGACTACTACTACCACGCTGATCTGCTCTCACA AGCTGCACTGGAGGAGAGCGCATACAGTCGGATCAAACAGGTGTTGAGATGGTACTTGTCTGGCTTCTACAAGAAGCCCAAG GGTCTGAAGAAGCCTTACAACCCAATCCTGGGAGAAACATTTCGCTGCTGCTGGCTTCATCCTCAAAGAGATAGCTGCACTTTCTACATTGCTGAACAG GTGTCCCACCATCCGCCCATCTCTGCCTTTTATGTCTGCAATAGGAAGGATGGTTTCTCTATCAGTGGAAGCATCCTGGCCAAGTCCAAGTTCTATG GTAACTCTCTGTCAGCTATTCTGGACGGCAAAGCCAGGCTGCTGTTCCTGAGCAGGGAGGAGGAATATGTCATCACCATGCCCTACGCTCACTGTAAAG GTATCCTGTACGGCACAATGACACTAGAGCTGGGTGGGAAGGTTACCATTGaatgtgagaaaacaaaatgtttgacagAGCTGGAGTTCAAACTCAAG CCTTTCCTGGGAGGCGCCTGCTCTGTGAATCAGATCAGCGGGAAGATCTTTGTGGGAGAGGAACTAGTGGCCACCGTTGATGGACACTGG GACGGCGAGGTTTTCATTCATGAGAAGCGCTCAGGCCTGCAGGAGACATTATGGAACCCGAGCCCGGACATCCGCAGCAGCCGCCTCAAGAGACAAGTGGTCCAGTTAGACCAGCAGGGAGAGTTTGAGTCTGAAAG ACTGTGGCAGCATGTGACCAGTGCCATCATGGATCGGGACCAGCTGCGGGCCACCCAGGAGAAGTTTGTGTTGGAGGAAGCTCAGCGGAAAGAAGccaaggagagaggagacaaactGTGGAACCCTCGACTTTTCCATCAGGACCCTGTGACCTCCGAGTGGACCTACAAGCACATGGA CATGCGGCCGTGGGATCCTGAGCGCTGTCTGGTTCAGTTTGAAAAGGACGGAGTGATTCAGACGCATGAGAAAACCCAGAGACGTCACAACGGACTTTCCTACAGTCACAGCTGGACCAGCCAACAGAAG GCTGAGGTGAATGGGAAGCACAGGAAGACCAGCAGCCAGCCGTCCAGCTGCAGCCAGAACACCGAAAGCAGCAGCACCACACCAGAACCCACACACGAGTCTTCAGATAATGAAG GATTCTCAAGCCAGTGTGCACGGTGCGCTAAAGAGGTGAAAGACATTGCCCAAATAGAGGCCTCCATCACATCTATACAGAAGACACAGCAGGATATCCAGag gaACCTGGTGGCTCTGAGTCGTCAGCTGACTCATCAAAGGGCGGCGGacgacagcgtgtcgctaacaggccGTCACTGTCTGATCCTCTGTGTTCTGCTCCTCTCCCAGTTTCTCCTCAACTACGTCTTCACCTGA
- the osbpl5 gene encoding oxysterol-binding protein-related protein 5 isoform X2: MEEKTTSTASAQSESRMFNGLEKDCPSPTEKLARKESLKVQKQNYRQEKKRAAKELSSALKDPSVVIMSNWLKIRGSLKSWTKLWCALKPGVLLIYKTPKADHWVGTILLSACKLIERPSKKDGFCFKLYHPLDKSIWAVKGPKGENVGSITQPLPSNYLIFRATSESDGRCWMDALELALSCSSLYKLTAKGGREGDISTSSESSHILHLLQSTALTDTELLQLNDTVLLGNHHMDHDGFSDKSEREAHDDWDTTANENGGRLTEESDMDQSDELSPGSQATAYTEQSTEEMAEAGESSQVETVSEENKGLIWGLLKQLRPGMDLSKVVLPTFILEPRSFLDKLSDYYYHADLLSQAALEESAYSRIKQVLRWYLSGFYKKPKGLKKPYNPILGETFRCCWLHPQRDSCTFYIAEQVSHHPPISAFYVCNRKDGFSISGSILAKSKFYGNSLSAILDGKARLLFLSREEEYVITMPYAHCKGILYGTMTLELGGKVTIECEKTKCLTELEFKLKPFLGGACSVNQISGKIFVGEELVATVDGHWDGEVFIHEKRSGLQETLWNPSPDIRSSRLKRQVVQLDQQGEFESERLWQHVTSAIMDRDQLRATQEKFVLEEAQRKEAKERGDKLWNPRLFHQDPVTSEWTYKHMDMRPWDPERCLVQFEKDGVIQTHEKTQRRHNGLSYSHSWTSQQKAEVNGKHRKTSSQPSSCSQNTESSSTTPEPTHESSDNEGFSSQCARCAKEVKDIAQIEASITSIQKTQQDIQRNLVALSRQLTHQRAADDSVSLTGRHCLILCVLLLSQFLLNYVFT, translated from the exons ATGGAGGAGAAAACGACCTCTACAGCCTCAGCCCAG tCTGAGTCCAGGATGTTTAATGGTCTTGAGAAGGACTGCCCCTCCCCGACAGAGAAGCTGGCCCGGAAGGAGTCACTAAAG GTCCAAAAGCAGAATTACAGGCAAGAGAAGAAACGGGCAGCTAAAGAGCTTTCTAGCGCACTAAAGGACCCCAGTGTTGTCATCATGTCCAACTGGCTAAAG ATCCGAGGCTCTTTAAAGAGTTGGACCAAGCTGTGGTGTGCCCTGAAGCCTGGAGTCCTTTTGATCTACAAGACCCCCAAAGCAGACCACTGGGTGGGCACCATCCTGCTCAGCGCGTGCAAGCTGATCGAGAGACCCTCCAAGAAGGATGGCTTCTGCTTCAAACTGTACCACCCACTGGACAAATCCATCTGGGCTGTCAAG GGTCCCAAAGGAGAGAATGTTGGCTCGATCACGCAGCCTCTACCCAGCAACTACCTAATCTTCAGAGCAACCTCTGAGTCTGACG GCCGGTGCTGGATGGATGCCCTGGAGCTGGCTCTTAGCTGTTCCAGCCTCTACAAGCTGACAGccaaaggagggagagaaggagataTCAGCACATCATCAGAGTCTTCCCATATACTCCACCTACTGCAGTCTACCGCActcacagacacagagctgctACA GTTGAATGACACCGTGCTGCTGGGCAATCACCACATGGACCATGATGGCTTTTCAGACAAATCGGAGCGCGAGGCTCATGATGACTGGGACACCACAGCAAATGAGAATGGTGGAAGGCTGACAGAGGAGAGCGACATGGACCAATCAGACGAGCTGTCCCCCGGGTCACAGGCCACAGCctacacagagcagagcacagAAGAGATGGCTGAG GCTGGGGAGTCATCCCAGGTGGAGACTGTATCAGAGGAGAACAAGGGTCTGATCTGGGGCCTGCTGAAGCAGCTGCGGCCGGGCATGGACCTGTCCAAGGTGGTGCTGCCCACCTTCATCCTGGAACCACGCTCCTTCCTGGACAAACTGTCTGACTACTACTACCACGCTGATCTGCTCTCACA AGCTGCACTGGAGGAGAGCGCATACAGTCGGATCAAACAGGTGTTGAGATGGTACTTGTCTGGCTTCTACAAGAAGCCCAAG GGTCTGAAGAAGCCTTACAACCCAATCCTGGGAGAAACATTTCGCTGCTGCTGGCTTCATCCTCAAAGAGATAGCTGCACTTTCTACATTGCTGAACAG GTGTCCCACCATCCGCCCATCTCTGCCTTTTATGTCTGCAATAGGAAGGATGGTTTCTCTATCAGTGGAAGCATCCTGGCCAAGTCCAAGTTCTATG GTAACTCTCTGTCAGCTATTCTGGACGGCAAAGCCAGGCTGCTGTTCCTGAGCAGGGAGGAGGAATATGTCATCACCATGCCCTACGCTCACTGTAAAG GTATCCTGTACGGCACAATGACACTAGAGCTGGGTGGGAAGGTTACCATTGaatgtgagaaaacaaaatgtttgacagAGCTGGAGTTCAAACTCAAG CCTTTCCTGGGAGGCGCCTGCTCTGTGAATCAGATCAGCGGGAAGATCTTTGTGGGAGAGGAACTAGTGGCCACCGTTGATGGACACTGG GACGGCGAGGTTTTCATTCATGAGAAGCGCTCAGGCCTGCAGGAGACATTATGGAACCCGAGCCCGGACATCCGCAGCAGCCGCCTCAAGAGACAAGTGGTCCAGTTAGACCAGCAGGGAGAGTTTGAGTCTGAAAG ACTGTGGCAGCATGTGACCAGTGCCATCATGGATCGGGACCAGCTGCGGGCCACCCAGGAGAAGTTTGTGTTGGAGGAAGCTCAGCGGAAAGAAGccaaggagagaggagacaaactGTGGAACCCTCGACTTTTCCATCAGGACCCTGTGACCTCCGAGTGGACCTACAAGCACATGGA CATGCGGCCGTGGGATCCTGAGCGCTGTCTGGTTCAGTTTGAAAAGGACGGAGTGATTCAGACGCATGAGAAAACCCAGAGACGTCACAACGGACTTTCCTACAGTCACAGCTGGACCAGCCAACAGAAG GCTGAGGTGAATGGGAAGCACAGGAAGACCAGCAGCCAGCCGTCCAGCTGCAGCCAGAACACCGAAAGCAGCAGCACCACACCAGAACCCACACACGAGTCTTCAGATAATGAAG GATTCTCAAGCCAGTGTGCACGGTGCGCTAAAGAGGTGAAAGACATTGCCCAAATAGAGGCCTCCATCACATCTATACAGAAGACACAGCAGGATATCCAGag gaACCTGGTGGCTCTGAGTCGTCAGCTGACTCATCAAAGGGCGGCGGacgacagcgtgtcgctaacaggccGTCACTGTCTGATCCTCTGTGTTCTGCTCCTCTCCCAGTTTCTCCTCAACTACGTCTTCACCTGA
- the osbpl5 gene encoding oxysterol-binding protein-related protein 5 isoform X3 — MFNGLEKDCPSPTEKLARKESLKVQKQNYRQEKKRAAKELSSALKDPSVVIMSNWLKIRGSLKSWTKLWCALKPGVLLIYKTPKADHWVGTILLSACKLIERPSKKDGFCFKLYHPLDKSIWAVKGPKGENVGSITQPLPSNYLIFRATSESDGRCWMDALELALSCSSLYKLTAKGGREGDISTSSESSHILHLLQSTALTDTELLQLNDTVLLGNHHMDHDGFSDKSEREAHDDWDTTANENGGRLTEESDMDQSDELSPGSQATAYTEQSTEEMAEAGESSQVETVSEENKGLIWGLLKQLRPGMDLSKVVLPTFILEPRSFLDKLSDYYYHADLLSQAALEESAYSRIKQVLRWYLSGFYKKPKGLKKPYNPILGETFRCCWLHPQRDSCTFYIAEQVSHHPPISAFYVCNRKDGFSISGSILAKSKFYGNSLSAILDGKARLLFLSREEEYVITMPYAHCKGILYGTMTLELGGKVTIECEKTKCLTELEFKLKPFLGGACSVNQISGKIFVGEELVATVDGHWDGEVFIHEKRSGLQETLWNPSPDIRSSRLKRQVVQLDQQGEFESERLWQHVTSAIMDRDQLRATQEKFVLEEAQRKEAKERGDKLWNPRLFHQDPVTSEWTYKHMDMRPWDPERCLVQFEKDGVIQTHEKTQRRHNGLSYSHSWTSQQKAEVNGKHRKTSSQPSSCSQNTESSSTTPEPTHESSDNEGFSSQCARCAKEVKDIAQIEASITSIQKTQQDIQRNLVALSRQLTHQRAADDSVSLTGRHCLILCVLLLSQFLLNYVFT, encoded by the exons ATGTTTAATGGTCTTGAGAAGGACTGCCCCTCCCCGACAGAGAAGCTGGCCCGGAAGGAGTCACTAAAG GTCCAAAAGCAGAATTACAGGCAAGAGAAGAAACGGGCAGCTAAAGAGCTTTCTAGCGCACTAAAGGACCCCAGTGTTGTCATCATGTCCAACTGGCTAAAG ATCCGAGGCTCTTTAAAGAGTTGGACCAAGCTGTGGTGTGCCCTGAAGCCTGGAGTCCTTTTGATCTACAAGACCCCCAAAGCAGACCACTGGGTGGGCACCATCCTGCTCAGCGCGTGCAAGCTGATCGAGAGACCCTCCAAGAAGGATGGCTTCTGCTTCAAACTGTACCACCCACTGGACAAATCCATCTGGGCTGTCAAG GGTCCCAAAGGAGAGAATGTTGGCTCGATCACGCAGCCTCTACCCAGCAACTACCTAATCTTCAGAGCAACCTCTGAGTCTGACG GCCGGTGCTGGATGGATGCCCTGGAGCTGGCTCTTAGCTGTTCCAGCCTCTACAAGCTGACAGccaaaggagggagagaaggagataTCAGCACATCATCAGAGTCTTCCCATATACTCCACCTACTGCAGTCTACCGCActcacagacacagagctgctACA GTTGAATGACACCGTGCTGCTGGGCAATCACCACATGGACCATGATGGCTTTTCAGACAAATCGGAGCGCGAGGCTCATGATGACTGGGACACCACAGCAAATGAGAATGGTGGAAGGCTGACAGAGGAGAGCGACATGGACCAATCAGACGAGCTGTCCCCCGGGTCACAGGCCACAGCctacacagagcagagcacagAAGAGATGGCTGAG GCTGGGGAGTCATCCCAGGTGGAGACTGTATCAGAGGAGAACAAGGGTCTGATCTGGGGCCTGCTGAAGCAGCTGCGGCCGGGCATGGACCTGTCCAAGGTGGTGCTGCCCACCTTCATCCTGGAACCACGCTCCTTCCTGGACAAACTGTCTGACTACTACTACCACGCTGATCTGCTCTCACA AGCTGCACTGGAGGAGAGCGCATACAGTCGGATCAAACAGGTGTTGAGATGGTACTTGTCTGGCTTCTACAAGAAGCCCAAG GGTCTGAAGAAGCCTTACAACCCAATCCTGGGAGAAACATTTCGCTGCTGCTGGCTTCATCCTCAAAGAGATAGCTGCACTTTCTACATTGCTGAACAG GTGTCCCACCATCCGCCCATCTCTGCCTTTTATGTCTGCAATAGGAAGGATGGTTTCTCTATCAGTGGAAGCATCCTGGCCAAGTCCAAGTTCTATG GTAACTCTCTGTCAGCTATTCTGGACGGCAAAGCCAGGCTGCTGTTCCTGAGCAGGGAGGAGGAATATGTCATCACCATGCCCTACGCTCACTGTAAAG GTATCCTGTACGGCACAATGACACTAGAGCTGGGTGGGAAGGTTACCATTGaatgtgagaaaacaaaatgtttgacagAGCTGGAGTTCAAACTCAAG CCTTTCCTGGGAGGCGCCTGCTCTGTGAATCAGATCAGCGGGAAGATCTTTGTGGGAGAGGAACTAGTGGCCACCGTTGATGGACACTGG GACGGCGAGGTTTTCATTCATGAGAAGCGCTCAGGCCTGCAGGAGACATTATGGAACCCGAGCCCGGACATCCGCAGCAGCCGCCTCAAGAGACAAGTGGTCCAGTTAGACCAGCAGGGAGAGTTTGAGTCTGAAAG ACTGTGGCAGCATGTGACCAGTGCCATCATGGATCGGGACCAGCTGCGGGCCACCCAGGAGAAGTTTGTGTTGGAGGAAGCTCAGCGGAAAGAAGccaaggagagaggagacaaactGTGGAACCCTCGACTTTTCCATCAGGACCCTGTGACCTCCGAGTGGACCTACAAGCACATGGA CATGCGGCCGTGGGATCCTGAGCGCTGTCTGGTTCAGTTTGAAAAGGACGGAGTGATTCAGACGCATGAGAAAACCCAGAGACGTCACAACGGACTTTCCTACAGTCACAGCTGGACCAGCCAACAGAAG GCTGAGGTGAATGGGAAGCACAGGAAGACCAGCAGCCAGCCGTCCAGCTGCAGCCAGAACACCGAAAGCAGCAGCACCACACCAGAACCCACACACGAGTCTTCAGATAATGAAG GATTCTCAAGCCAGTGTGCACGGTGCGCTAAAGAGGTGAAAGACATTGCCCAAATAGAGGCCTCCATCACATCTATACAGAAGACACAGCAGGATATCCAGag gaACCTGGTGGCTCTGAGTCGTCAGCTGACTCATCAAAGGGCGGCGGacgacagcgtgtcgctaacaggccGTCACTGTCTGATCCTCTGTGTTCTGCTCCTCTCCCAGTTTCTCCTCAACTACGTCTTCACCTGA